Proteins from a single region of Desulfovibrio sp. UCD-KL4C:
- a CDS encoding zinc/iron-chelating domain-containing protein, translated as MNDPFVCARCAAKGPTCCELTPGCEEVCFPVSEYERERIIECAPDLGGFVLQPNTAIFIDNLFRLFPDQRRAVKELFPPGGTHYRLAVDERGKCLFLGQHGCLIPQDVRPCYCRLFPFWTTEDGKINILEVATCLAQLENKSPGKLLKALNVSQTTVRKLHAALRRAWGFDPHPD; from the coding sequence ATGAATGATCCTTTTGTTTGCGCACGTTGTGCCGCTAAGGGCCCTACATGTTGCGAATTAACTCCAGGCTGTGAAGAAGTCTGTTTTCCTGTTTCAGAATACGAACGGGAGCGCATCATAGAATGCGCTCCCGATTTAGGCGGGTTCGTTTTACAACCGAACACCGCCATTTTTATTGATAACTTATTTCGGTTATTCCCTGATCAGCGCAGAGCTGTAAAAGAATTATTTCCTCCGGGGGGAACTCATTACCGCTTAGCTGTTGATGAACGAGGAAAGTGTCTTTTTTTGGGACAGCACGGTTGCCTTATTCCTCAAGATGTTCGGCCCTGTTATTGTCGTTTGTTTCCATTTTGGACAACTGAAGATGGCAAAATTAATATTCTAGAAGTTGCAACCTGCCTTGCTCAGCTTGAAAATAAAAGTCCTGGAAAGCTGCTTAAAGCTCTAAATGTTTCTCAGACTACTGTTCGGAAACTTCATGCCGCGCTAAGGCGTGCATGGGGATTTGATCCTCACCCGGATTAG
- a CDS encoding orotate phosphoribosyltransferase, translating into MVPTSFPDKETIAEITAKMLIEVKAVHFRADEPFKFTSGWASPVYIDCRKLISYPRVRQTLMDFGASVILREVGFESIDCIAGGETAGIPFAAWLSDRLMLPMQYVRKKAKGFGRDAQIEGDFSDGSRILLVEDLTTDGRSKINFAEALRRAGAEVTHTFVLFHYGIFPNTKETLAAAGLEMLSLATWWDILNVCKKEGYFDTKSLDEVEKFLNNPVEWSGAHGGISTYPK; encoded by the coding sequence ATGGTTCCTACCAGCTTTCCAGACAAAGAAACCATAGCTGAAATAACAGCTAAGATGCTTATTGAAGTTAAGGCCGTTCACTTCAGAGCAGATGAGCCTTTCAAATTTACCTCTGGCTGGGCCAGCCCGGTATATATTGATTGCCGCAAACTTATTTCCTATCCACGAGTTCGTCAGACTCTCATGGACTTCGGAGCTTCTGTTATCCTTAGAGAAGTGGGCTTTGAATCAATTGATTGTATTGCAGGCGGAGAAACAGCAGGTATCCCTTTCGCAGCATGGCTGTCAGACAGACTGATGCTTCCTATGCAGTATGTACGCAAAAAAGCTAAAGGCTTTGGACGTGATGCACAGATTGAAGGTGATTTCAGTGACGGTTCAAGAATTCTTCTGGTTGAAGACCTGACCACTGACGGTCGCAGCAAAATTAATTTTGCTGAAGCTCTTCGCCGTGCAGGTGCAGAAGTCACTCATACCTTTGTTCTTTTCCATTACGGAATTTTCCCTAACACAAAAGAAACCCTCGCCGCAGCAGGACTAGAAATGCTCTCTCTTGCAACCTGGTGGGATATTCTTAATGTTTGTAAAAAAGAAGGCTACTTCGACACCAAATCTTTGGATGAAGTAGAAAAATTCCTTAACAACCCAGTAGAATGGTCTGGAGCTCACGGCGGAATTTCAACCTACCCCAAATAA
- a CDS encoding penicillin-binding protein 1A codes for MKKVYKISLIVILVMGILGVSAMAGLYYWASRDLPGFKNITDYKPPLVTTIYTHDKKVLGYFYKEKRFLVRMDEMTPLLPKAFLAAEDASFYEHDGVDFKAISRAFVANLKGGSIKQGGSTITQQIIKRLLLTPEKSYSRKIKEAILAFRLEHYLDKNEILTIYLNQLYLGAGAYGVEAAARIYFGKHVNELTVAECALLAGLPQSPSRYNPYRHPEKAKARQLYVLGQMYERGWIDRDQYNTAIDQPLVYKSMDDPSWQNGPYYLEEVRRWLIDKYGEDTVYNGGLSVVTACDLKHQEAADAAVKAGLENSSTRRGWHGPIAQLQPSEYQDFLTNEIVRVTNLRPGYWVKVLVTKVSKKEASAKFGNYSAKMSVASMAWCRTPNIHKAHEEVRPIKDATSVLKVGDVVWAKLSKAFFKDGSEVNFHQISDDSSELSDVHWAADLVQKPVVQGALVSMDPRSGEVKAMVGGYSFHESQFNRATQAKRQPGSSFKPIVYSTAMDNGFTPASIIMDAPFVYTNMSAGKLWKPQNFEGVFYGPTLLRTALVKSRNLVTIRLAQKIGIKKIIERAKAMGLESDFPNDLSVALGSASVTLMNLVEAYSAFARGGTTVKGRLVLSVNSAWGELLYESKPEVHDAISPQTAYIMCNLLKEVVKHGTGWRAKVLNRPVAGKTGTSNNEQDAWYMGFSPYLLTGVYVGFDQLTPMGKWETGSRAASPIWVDYRKVVEKDYPYMDFPQPDGVTIAKVDAASGLLASPTSKKTFFLPFKEGTQPTKTASGAGEGSENGGGSSEDLFKQTF; via the coding sequence ATGAAGAAAGTTTATAAAATAAGTCTGATTGTAATACTTGTGATGGGTATTTTAGGTGTTTCTGCTATGGCAGGACTATATTATTGGGCTTCCAGAGATTTACCAGGATTTAAAAATATTACCGATTACAAACCGCCTTTAGTCACTACTATTTATACGCACGACAAAAAGGTGCTTGGATATTTTTATAAAGAAAAACGTTTTTTAGTAAGAATGGATGAAATGACTCCACTTCTTCCTAAAGCGTTTTTAGCTGCTGAAGATGCTTCTTTTTACGAACATGACGGAGTTGATTTTAAGGCTATTTCAAGAGCTTTTGTGGCCAACCTTAAAGGTGGTTCCATTAAGCAGGGTGGTAGTACCATAACGCAGCAGATAATTAAGCGTTTGTTGTTGACACCTGAAAAAAGTTATAGCCGTAAAATTAAGGAAGCAATTCTTGCCTTCAGGCTTGAGCATTACCTTGATAAAAATGAAATTCTTACTATTTATCTAAATCAGTTATACCTTGGGGCAGGGGCGTATGGTGTTGAAGCCGCAGCTCGTATCTATTTTGGAAAACATGTTAATGAATTAACTGTTGCTGAATGTGCTCTTCTTGCAGGTTTGCCGCAGTCTCCAAGTCGTTACAATCCATACCGCCATCCGGAAAAAGCAAAAGCTCGTCAGCTTTATGTGCTTGGGCAAATGTATGAACGCGGGTGGATTGATAGAGACCAGTATAACACTGCTATAGATCAACCACTTGTTTACAAAAGCATGGATGATCCTTCTTGGCAAAACGGTCCATATTACTTGGAAGAGGTAAGACGTTGGTTAATTGATAAATACGGCGAAGATACTGTTTATAATGGTGGTTTAAGTGTTGTTACAGCTTGTGATCTTAAACATCAGGAAGCTGCTGATGCTGCTGTCAAAGCCGGACTTGAAAATTCATCTACCAGAAGGGGATGGCACGGGCCTATAGCTCAGCTGCAGCCATCTGAATATCAGGATTTTTTAACAAACGAAATTGTTCGTGTTACAAATCTTAGGCCGGGCTACTGGGTAAAAGTATTAGTTACAAAAGTTTCTAAAAAAGAAGCCTCAGCTAAGTTCGGTAATTATTCTGCAAAGATGTCTGTTGCAAGCATGGCTTGGTGTCGTACACCGAACATCCATAAAGCGCATGAAGAAGTCCGTCCTATTAAAGATGCAACATCTGTTTTAAAAGTTGGCGATGTTGTATGGGCTAAACTTAGCAAAGCATTTTTTAAAGATGGTAGTGAAGTTAACTTCCATCAGATAAGTGACGATTCTTCTGAACTGAGTGATGTTCACTGGGCCGCTGATTTGGTTCAGAAACCTGTTGTTCAGGGAGCTTTGGTTTCCATGGACCCACGAAGTGGCGAAGTTAAAGCCATGGTTGGTGGGTATTCATTTCATGAAAGTCAGTTCAACCGCGCAACGCAGGCAAAAAGACAGCCTGGTTCGTCGTTTAAACCTATTGTGTACTCAACAGCAATGGATAATGGTTTTACCCCAGCATCAATTATAATGGATGCTCCGTTTGTGTATACTAATATGTCTGCCGGTAAACTTTGGAAGCCTCAAAATTTTGAAGGCGTTTTTTACGGACCGACATTGCTTCGTACTGCTCTGGTAAAATCACGAAATCTCGTGACAATTAGACTTGCTCAGAAAATTGGAATCAAGAAAATTATAGAACGGGCTAAAGCCATGGGGCTTGAAAGTGATTTCCCCAATGACCTTTCCGTTGCACTTGGGTCCGCATCCGTTACTTTGATGAATCTGGTCGAAGCATACTCTGCCTTTGCGCGCGGTGGTACGACCGTCAAGGGACGTTTAGTCTTGAGTGTGAATAGTGCATGGGGTGAGCTTCTTTATGAATCTAAACCTGAAGTGCATGATGCAATCAGTCCGCAGACAGCTTACATAATGTGTAATCTTCTTAAAGAAGTTGTTAAGCATGGTACCGGCTGGAGAGCAAAAGTTCTTAACCGACCTGTTGCCGGTAAAACCGGAACTTCAAATAATGAACAGGATGCATGGTATATGGGATTTTCTCCCTACCTGCTGACTGGCGTTTATGTAGGTTTTGACCAATTGACTCCTATGGGGAAATGGGAAACAGGCTCTAGAGCCGCAAGTCCTATTTGGGTTGACTACCGTAAGGTCGTAGAGAAAGATTACCCCTACATGGACTTTCCGCAGCCTGACGGTGTTACTATAGCTAAAGTCGATGCTGCTTCTGGCTTGCTCGCTAGTCCGACATCAAAAAAGACTTTTTTCCTTCCGTTTAAAGAGGGAACTCAGCCTACTAAGACAGCTTCAGGAGCTGGTGAAGGTTCTGAAAATGGTGGGGGATCAAGTGAAGACTTATTCAAGCAGACTTTCTAA
- the pyrC gene encoding dihydroorotase, whose product MNTEITIIRPDDWHLHLRDGEMLSAVLPYTAKIYGRAIVMPNLMPPVTTVARAEEYRRRIIAARPEGSHFEPLMTCYLTDTTAPEDIRKACAVKAFHAIKLFPAGATTNSESGVTSIKKVYPVLEVMQELKLPLSVHGEVVDQDVDIFDREAVFIDKVLKPLRKDFPELKIVFEHLTCKTAVDYVLDENEFTVATITPHHLVLTRNDLFKGGMNPYMYCLPVAKTFDDRAALRDAATSGNEKFFLGTDSAPHPCYKKEKDLAAAGIFNAPTSIGYVTQIFEGNNALEKLEGFTSIYGARFYGLSPNGSTITLAKRDIPVSMEWLFKAGEDAVRIFNPDTPLYWELVD is encoded by the coding sequence TAAGACCTGACGACTGGCATCTTCATCTCAGGGATGGCGAGATGCTTTCGGCAGTACTCCCATACACTGCAAAAATTTACGGCAGAGCTATTGTGATGCCGAATCTCATGCCTCCTGTGACCACAGTCGCAAGAGCGGAGGAATACCGCAGGCGGATTATAGCCGCTCGCCCTGAGGGGTCTCACTTTGAACCGCTTATGACCTGCTACCTCACAGATACGACTGCCCCTGAGGATATTCGGAAAGCATGTGCTGTTAAAGCTTTCCACGCAATAAAACTATTTCCGGCAGGAGCTACAACCAATTCCGAAAGCGGCGTTACTTCCATAAAGAAAGTTTATCCTGTGCTTGAAGTGATGCAAGAACTTAAACTACCTCTTTCTGTTCATGGGGAAGTAGTTGACCAAGATGTTGATATTTTCGACCGTGAGGCTGTTTTTATCGATAAGGTTTTGAAGCCTCTCCGCAAAGATTTCCCTGAACTTAAAATTGTCTTCGAGCATTTGACCTGCAAAACCGCAGTCGACTATGTTCTGGATGAAAACGAATTTACAGTTGCGACCATAACACCGCATCATTTGGTGCTGACTCGCAACGATCTTTTTAAGGGTGGGATGAATCCTTATATGTACTGTCTGCCTGTTGCTAAAACTTTTGATGATCGAGCAGCATTACGCGACGCAGCAACATCAGGTAATGAAAAATTTTTCCTCGGTACAGATTCCGCACCGCATCCTTGTTATAAAAAAGAAAAAGACTTAGCAGCAGCAGGAATTTTTAATGCCCCGACCTCAATAGGTTACGTAACTCAAATTTTTGAAGGAAATAATGCTCTCGAGAAACTCGAAGGTTTTACTTCCATATATGGAGCTAGATTTTACGGACTTTCTCCCAATGGCAGCACAATTACTTTAGCCAAACGAGATATACCCGTTTCAATGGAATGGCTCTTCAAAGCGGGAGAAGACGCGGTTAGAATATTTAACCCAGACACTCCCCTTTATTGGGAATTGGTTGATTGA
- the purF gene encoding amidophosphoribosyltransferase yields MKKDYCGLFGIYGHPEAARMTYFGLYSMQHRGQESAGIVTWDGETIREQKGMGLVADVFNERHLAKELKGDIAVGHVRYSTTGASLIKNAQPFVVHFGDLRLAIAHNGNLVNTKELRDELEAQGSIFQTTMDSEVFVHLIAKSLNGNTIEDAVMKACKKVKGSFSLLILANDKMIAVKDPHGFRPLVLGRVGDNYVFASETCAFDLIDAESIRAVKPGEMLVVEGGNLTSYIYDDTTPKRQCIFELIYFARPDSIIFDEVVYERRKKMGQVLAKEMPMDVDFVMPFPDSGNYAAVGYSQESGLPLELAMIRNHYVGRTFIQPSQDMRDFSVKMKLNPVRSMIKGKSIMIIEDSIVRGTTIRARVKELRALGAREIHMRVSCPAIRFPCYYGIDFSSKGELIAANSTEEEIARFIGLDSLHYLSIDGLLESVEDKNSYCLACFNGDYPILPCANSGKMCLEDKC; encoded by the coding sequence ATGAAAAAAGACTATTGCGGCCTCTTTGGAATATATGGTCACCCTGAAGCAGCTAGAATGACCTATTTTGGTCTTTATTCTATGCAGCATCGTGGTCAAGAATCTGCCGGAATTGTTACATGGGATGGTGAAACTATCCGTGAGCAAAAAGGTATGGGACTGGTAGCTGACGTTTTCAACGAGCGTCACCTTGCTAAAGAATTGAAAGGAGACATAGCTGTTGGGCATGTCAGATATTCTACTACTGGTGCATCTCTAATAAAAAATGCTCAGCCGTTTGTTGTCCATTTCGGAGATTTGCGTCTTGCGATTGCTCACAACGGAAATCTCGTAAATACGAAAGAACTTCGTGATGAACTTGAAGCGCAAGGGTCAATTTTTCAAACAACAATGGATTCAGAAGTTTTTGTTCATCTGATTGCAAAAAGTTTGAATGGAAATACCATTGAAGATGCAGTTATGAAAGCCTGCAAAAAGGTCAAAGGATCTTTTTCTCTTTTAATTCTTGCAAATGATAAAATGATTGCTGTTAAGGATCCTCATGGATTCCGACCTTTGGTTCTCGGACGTGTCGGCGATAATTATGTATTTGCCTCAGAAACATGTGCATTCGATTTGATTGATGCTGAATCCATTCGCGCTGTCAAACCGGGTGAAATGCTTGTTGTAGAAGGTGGGAATCTTACTTCTTATATTTATGATGATACTACTCCTAAAAGACAGTGTATCTTCGAGCTAATATATTTTGCACGTCCTGACTCCATTATTTTTGATGAAGTAGTATATGAAAGACGTAAAAAAATGGGGCAGGTCTTAGCTAAAGAAATGCCTATGGATGTTGACTTTGTTATGCCATTTCCTGATTCAGGTAACTACGCCGCTGTCGGGTATTCTCAGGAATCAGGATTGCCTCTTGAACTTGCTATGATTCGAAATCACTATGTAGGCAGAACTTTTATTCAGCCTTCACAGGATATGCGCGATTTCAGTGTTAAAATGAAACTTAACCCTGTCCGCAGCATGATCAAAGGCAAAAGTATCATGATCATCGAAGATTCCATTGTTCGCGGAACAACTATCCGGGCAAGAGTTAAAGAGCTTAGAGCTCTTGGCGCACGTGAAATTCATATGCGCGTCAGTTGTCCGGCAATTCGTTTCCCTTGTTACTACGGAATCGATTTTTCATCCAAAGGTGAACTTATCGCTGCCAATAGTACTGAAGAGGAAATTGCACGTTTTATCGGCCTTGATTCTCTCCATTATCTTTCAATTGATGGACTTCTGGAATCGGTCGAAGATAAAAATTCTTACTGTCTGGCATGTTTTAACGGAGATTATCCGATTCTTCCTTGCGCCAATTCAGGTAAAATGTGTTTGGAAGATAAGTGCTAG